The DNA region GAAACGAAACGTAATTCCCGGTGAGGGGTGTTAGCTTAATGGTATTTCACCATGTTATTTCGATACCAACAAGTGATATTAGAGCCAATGGTTCGAAGCAAGACCGGAGATAGATTCAGGCGAGTTAAATCAAGCCGCAACTAATTGGACGATAATGAAGATTTATCCAAAAAGTTTGAACGTGATGATACACGTGGAGATAAATTACAATCACAAATATTCAAAACCCCTGCTGTTGCATCTTTTATAGAAATAAAAACTCTTTTTTAACCCATATTTGGACTCCTTTTAACCAATGCCAGTTTTAAGCCATGCCTACTTGAAACGTATGAGCTCCACTGCTAGTTTTAACTCATGCTTTTTTTAACGCATGAGTTTCTTTTAACCAATGTCAGTTTTGACTCGTGCTTATTCTTAACGTGTGAGCTCCTTTTAGCTAATTCTTGGGCTTCTTTCGACCAATACCAAGATCTTTCGACCTATACCTATTTTTAATCATGGCAAGCAGCAATGATAAAAATTATGTGAAGAAGACGAATCAAGCTTTGTTAAGAAAATTCAGGCCAAGGTTAGAATTGTTAAGATTTTGCTCTGAATTTCTAATCTATTAGGACTCTTTTTCTTGAAGGAAGGGAAAAAGACTCCTAAAAGGATTAAATCTCTTTCATATGCTTTATCCTTTTATCTAAAGAGAAGTTTTgcacttctataaattgaggctTCCTTCTCAAATAACAACATTAACAGCAAAAAATATCCACAATGTTGTCTTTCAAAGAGTTTTGTCTAGGGGGCATTTTTCTCCggatatcttttttattttttttattttttataatagtTTCATCATATGTAAGTCAATTGAGCAAGCCATATTAAATTACTATACCTAGTTTagtatatttttctctctcatctCACTTATCGTCTCAAAAGTTTGCATTATTAACTTCCGCATGCACCATGTTATTTCGATCCCAACAGAACTATCTCTGACTAGTTCGATGTACTAAGAGGGAGTGGGTgggataataaaaaggaaacacaCACAGGCACGCAATTCCGGACCCCCAAGAAGTTATAGTGATGTTCTTAAACTCTACCGCCTTAGCCAATTGGCTTGTAGCTAGTCTTCTTTCCTTTACATTTCTGTAAGGGTGGATGCCTTTAATATTTTATGGTTCTCCCAGAGACAGCTGGaacaatataatatttaatatttatgcACTTCTAATCAATAGTTCCGCATGATCTTCAGCCTATGTGGAGTGTCTTTGCTTGATTCTGCACTGTTATTttaatggctttgacttttgagtCTTACATAAAGTTGGATGGATTGTTTCAGGTGAAGGTGTTCATACAACCATATTACTTGCAAAATTTTGGTCAGGCAACATTCAATGCCCTTGGAGCTGACAGAGTTAAAGGTATGGAATTTTATATTTTCCATTTCTGGATGAAGTCCTCTACATTTCTTGCATGTAATGGAATTGTTGATAGATATATCCTCTTCTAATCGCACTTTTGTACGTGCAGGTGCTACGCTTGTGGTTTCTGGTAATGGCCGCTACTATTCGAAGGATGCCATCCAGGTACTATTGATCTAGTTTTTCCAATGAAATTCTttattttgtgttgtttgtttgcTTTAACACAATCAATAGTACCGTGGAATCTTCTCTCTATAGAATAGGGGACATTctaaaaacaaaacagaattattttctttttcatgttccTATGGAGGTCCCATGCCTAACTTGCTTAATGGTTACTCTCCCTGTACTAATGAATATTGGGTGCTTAATTGAAGGATATAATTCGAACTATAACCGATTTGGTCTTGATCATTGCAGATCATTACAAAAATGGCAGTAGCAAATGGAGTTAGACGTGTTTGGATGGTCAAAATGGACTTTTGTCCACTCCTGCCGTATCAGTTGTTGTTCGTGGGAGAGTCGGGGCTGATGTAAGTGCTTTGCTTCTAGAGCTACCTCAAATTGCTTAATTCATATTTCCCTTTCCTTTTATGTGATATGGTTTTACTTGATTCCACTATCTTTTAACTTAATAAATCATACTCAATACAGGGTTCtaaagctactggggcatttatATTGACACCAAGTCACAACACAGGTGGCCCTCATGAGGTAGTATCGGCAATTTTTTCTTAATCAATTGTTGCTTTTGTTGCTTTCTAGctccttaaatcattaggtggtgactcttcaaaataccgaattccccaaaaagggaaatgagtcattataccccatgaatgtcgaaacccggaaacTCCTCTCCTAgcgaaaaagaggaaaaatgagggtgcgacagcatggcgactctgctggggatatttaggcttttaccatttcagattgttcttgtgaatttgtacctctatatgtgcaattacttgtttaaatttctttaagcatttaatttctctttcaaaagcaaaactgacatgtcttccttgtttcttttttttattggcgctttaaattataaaacttcTTTATTTATCGCTTTCCTAACGTGCAAATATAtgacaacatgcttttaattatttcaacgtcatgctcaacatcatactccacttgtgccaaacaaatactatagcaacacttttaatgagtggttgcgctcttcctatattattaccccgtaaattcggaaaggcatatttgcggtaaaactagtcgatctgCGGTGCAGTCGACAATTCCGTgtcttcccccttgagttgtccactcaagggtaccagtctaaaaccccatagaaaccttgcTCTGTTcgaattgtgcatgcatcatggtcaaacctagtcgggtcagttatgttgcccacataatgatcctttaagatagcattgtccaaagtccaccgagtttccctaaacccaaacggacagcACCACGTTCTGTGTATTTATTTGAATAACTAagtgcttcatgctaattgttgatattaatagtcgagtttggtgggggtaagggcctaaccttatttgtcttgcagaaatatgaagATCGAGGTTcccagcttcggtatggttagcgcaccctcactcttgctggactggtggaggagtcttccatcaaatgaccaaatcaatgaatggaaagagagggacgccaaagctagcaaaaagttggaatatatGGAATACAGTctactggaattggaaggaaaagtgaggaagagagtcaccgactgccagaacgctggaggaaacgaaggagaacacctggcaaaagcatttttactggtgaacctacgcgagctggaggatttgatcaacaagagcattcaacctgagtaaggtccttctgggaccaagtagatagggaattacttttttgctttatgaatgtaataaggctaatggcattagtgacttttatttcctatttatttagtgtcgatcagggattcgtcttatttctttatcaataaaataaagcatttagcattctaaattctccaaatcaacttgtcgctaggcctacctcgggcacaaagaggtttccaaattaggacacgctttacattcccgcactatgtgtttaaatattgcaatactttttataatcctcactgactcgATTAccttttgttgttatttttgttttttattattcccctccccaaaggttagttcgtgcactctagcatcatcatcttattccacgagatccaggggccctccacccactcctcctcttagtcctgttaaaaacaagaacaaaagcaAGATGGAATATCTGAACAACGTCAGGAAGGAGAatccaactgaacgggtagaggccactaatgGACATGGTACTCAAGTTCCTAaggagaatgtgtcacaactagaacagaagttgctgaaattccaagaagagctcgatcaggttcggaatctggcaagcctgtcattttccctcagcaccccagatatcaactttccccacactcaaaaccctacacctcctcaaaatatcccaaagcaacagaatcatcTCGTTCCTCACCATCACACTATTCCACCAAAGACCCAATGCAACACCttccataccccaaacaacactccgcTACTCATCCTAGAATCCCAAAACCCCACAAATGCCCACTTTCACACCCGccataacacccctatctacatggagaccatgccacactccacccaacctatctcaagcacacccgagtctgacgAAAAAGATCTGCTTATCAGAAACCTGGCTGAGAAACTTAAGAtattgactagccggattcagGGCGTTGAAGGAAGTAAAGAAATCGAGGGGCtaaactatgaggatctttgcatacagcctgatgtcgaactgcctgaggggtacaaacctcctaagatTGAAAtttttgatggtacgggtgatctaAGGGTCCATCTAAGGACATACtacgacaagctggttggagtagggaaagacgagagaatccacatgaagttgttcatgaggagtttgaaaggagatgtgttgtcttggtacatcatccaagatccaaagaagtggtcaaactgggtaagcatggcgtccgactttatggataGGTTCAGGTTTAATATAGAGAATGCGCCAGACGTGTTCAATATtaagaatctaaagaagaagcccacagagacatttcgcgagtatgctactcgctagaggtccgaagctgctaaggtcagacctgctttagaagaggaacagatgaacacaCTACAACAAATTAGGCCTTTGATCACACATGAAAAGTGTTGCCTAAACTATCAGAAAGTGTGGCATTTTATCAAAGGCTACACTTTTCGGCCTAAGGCAATGCTTTTCAAGGGGTGGCAAACAAGTGTAACCTTTTCCCTAAGGTAACGCTTTTCATGAGGCAAAGGCTACGCCTACTTATGGCCACATTTTTCATGTCTTAAAGCTACACTTCTAAAGTGTGACCTTTAATACCTTATAGGCCATACCTTTTAAGTGTAGCTCCTAAAACTACACTTCTGAAGCGTTGCTTTTGTTACTatgctttaaaaaaattatatttgttaTTAAATAAACATAATATTATCATATATTTGAGGTCATTAATTAAGTATAAGGATATCAAGCACttcattaaataataaataaaaaaacaaacacaATGTGATGAACTTCGCAAAAGGATTATATTTCATGTACTTCAACTAATAAAGAAAATCATTTCAAGATGCGTACTAAATGTGAATTTTACAAAATTGAACTTTATAAAATCGAATGTATTCATATAGTATCATGTATGATACATATCCTAGTTGTCCAAAAGTCTTCCTCATTAACTTCAAATGGTCAAATTGACTTTTGGCCACCATTTTCAattacaacaataacaaactcAGTTTGATCCCATAATGGAatttggggagggtaatgtgtacgcagaccttacctcatTGCATCACAAGAATTTTTCTACACatcaaaaatgaaattaaatattaaataatagaCACCAATAGAGAGTGCAAACTCAAGTGAGAATATTTTGCGCGTATTTTTCATACAGAATGAACAGTAATGCAAACATGATCAAAACAGATATTCAATGCTATAAAGGCCTATAAAATTGCAAATGCACAATATTTGCATAACTGCAAGATACACCCCATGAGCGTTTGCCAAAATATTGCATTGGTGGTAACATGAGATCATAAAAGTGCAATAagacaaaatatataaaatcatattagAAGCAAGGCTATGTTTCTATTTTTTATGTTGACTCAAAAACAGAACCCTTTGATCACAAAGTGAACAAGTTTAAAAAAAGATACATTAGGGTGGTCACCAAAGAAAAAAGTTGCAATGACTTGCATTCTTTAGGCAATTCTAGTCACCCTACTGAGAGAACATAAAAGCAAGTTAAGGGAGAAGAGAAAACATCATTTCATATTGATTTGTCTATGCTTAGGACATTACTGCTCCTCTTCCCGATAAAATACCACCATCTCTAGCTCTATGTCCTAGCAGCAACACCAATTAAGTGGAAACCCTTTGTATTCATTAAAATGAGATAAAAATGGTGATACTAATGCATAAAAGAGAAGTCCCAATTCGGCTAATATCTTCATTTAGCAGGTATAAAAAATGAACAAATAAAAAGTTAGAATTGGACTATAAGTTTGATCCAGAGGAATGTGAAAGATTTTGGTCTCACAACCTGTGCGTTACTTGCATCATTAGTAGAAGGATAAGGTAGTTAACACACATTTAAATGACATatgtaaaattataaattataagTACCTTGAATGCTTCTATTGTTACTTCAGCTTGAATAATACTAGCGAAAACCCCTTTACTATCGAGGTCACCATTCTTCATTGGCACAACAAACCTATAAAGGAAATAATTTAGTAAGAAACATTATTAGAtgcatttttttatttatcaaGAAACAGAGAAACGAGGACATTTTAGCACATATCACTTCTCATTCTCTCTGATAATTTTTCAACTACAACActaataaataattatattagcaCAAGCCCAGCTTTAGATTTCAATCACTACTACTTTGCAGATAGGAGACTTGTACGTTGAATTGTATTTTCTTGTTGGTAAACCACTACAAAGTTTGATAGAAGACAAGAAATTCTTGGATCATCCATTCTTGTAGAAGTTTCAATAGAAGTGGAGACAGACACAAGATAATCTTGATACTTAACATGGTACAAATGTTAGATAGCCTACCTATGTCAGTGCTATAATTGTGgaatttccataaatttcaacCAAATATAGTTTATTATACTTCTGTTGCCCTGAGGTGCTATGAACTGCCAAATTGACTTTGCCTGCAAATCCAAAAAAAATGTCAATAATTAGACGTTTAATGGGAAGTGTCAAAGCAATATTATCTTTTATTATCCAGCAAAGTGAAATTAGTGTCTGATGCTACTTACCATGTCTGGTACTAGTATTGGCTTCCCTAAGCTCaatactacaaaaataaaaaataacagttAGGCATGAATGAGTTCTTAAGTTTACTATTGTATCGAACCAGTAAGGTCAGTTGTCTGTTAGTAGATGTCTTATCATATACAAGGAATAGCAGCACCAGAGAAACCTGGACAATATCCCTGTGCAACAAAATATTATCTTTGACAAACATGGTTATATCCCTGTATATAGAGCATATTTCTGAAAAACACGATTATCATTTAGGTGGAAGCCTGATGATTTTTGAAAATCAAATACTGGCTAAAATAGAGTACTGTAATAGGTAGGTAATTTCACCACATTAAGAACAAATTCACTTAAGACACATATAGAATAATTTTTACATAAAGAGAGGCAAATCGCACAATTCCACCAAAGagagttttcattttttttgggaAGGGAGGGGAGTAACTCCTTCAATCTGTTACTAAGCTTTAATGAGACATGAAAGCAAGTCATATGCTATAATAGAAACTAGTATGTAGTTTCTTTGCTTATTGAATATTGTAAAAAGTTAAAcacaaaatttaaagaaaataaggcatCAATCTACACACTAATACATGGCTATGGACAGGAAATGATAGAATAGCATAAAAACATGGAATGATAAACTCAATAATATTTAGAGCTTCTAAGCAAATCTGACAGAAGCTCAAGTTTCATAAAAGGGCTTCAAGGGTAGTATAAGTAAGACATAtagataatttaaaaataaataactaaGTCATGTAATGAAGGACCATGAAACTGCCTTCACTTCCTATTCATTCAAATATCGTAATAGTATACGTCCATTTTACCTACAAGTTAAAAATATTCTAGTTCTTCAATAAAAAATAGGAGCTTTTAGTTTTATTCAAGTCAATCAAGTTGAGTTCCATCAAAGAACTGTGGTGTAGCTAAATTCATGAGTTCCGTATCATTTTATCGTTTAAGTGGACAATTCAAATACCCTTGGCattcaataaaaaatatataaatgtaGGTGGACCATTTTAGACGATGAAGCTAGTATAACAAAATTCTAATATAACGATTTCAAGCCTTTCATGCTAAACCTACAAAAAATCTATCTATACACAGATATATTAAAAGATCTACAACTCGTTTAACCAAGTTTTCCCCAATCCATAACAAAGTAATAGTATCAGCAATTCCCTGAAACGTCTATTTACTCTATATCCAGAAGGATATCTAAATACTAGAATTTTTTCAGTTAAATTCAAAATGAATAAAAGTAAAGTATACATGTATATGTATAATCGAGTACTAATTTGAAAAAAATCCTATATTGGTCTCAAAAGAAATCGATAAAACTCGAATGCCAAATCTTTTTTGTTGCCTTTGAGAAATAGAATGGCGTAACTCACACCTTAGGAGAAATCAAGTGAGGAAAATTAGAGTTCCTGCTTCTGAAGTGCATCGCCAATTGGgtgcaattttttttcttttccttttcttgacGAAGATGGTGTGCAATCGACTAtcctattttttgaaaatttgagtgaaaaagaatttttgTGGGTTTCAAACCCTAGAGAAGGAGGAATAGTATAAAATAGTGTGGAAATTTTTAGAGGGAATAGTATAAGGGTAAATTGTTTTGTGCGAAATATTTTTACTTTAGACCACGTTTGTACTGGGTTGCTTTAGCCTACCAAGAATAGCGCTTGTAAATCGTTGCTTAATATATGAATAAGCGTTCTAAAAAATTTTAATATTAGGCAACACTTACAAGATGTAGTCTTTGTACATAAAGAGCATGCTTTATGAGTGCTGCCTAAATTCTGTTGCCAAAAGCTCTTAAAAAAGGCCACCCATACAAAAGCGTTCATATTGCTATTTTTGGCAAGATTTTTCAAGCGTGGTCTATAATAAGTATTACCTTAGGCCAATTTTGTTGTAGtgacaagttctttgtccgggctcaggacccgcagtattatgaacgaTTGATGATGATTAAGAACCACaaattctccgacattatcaaactgggtgagagaattgaagaaggtatcaagagtggtatggttacgaacttcgaggtcttgcaagctacaaataaggccttacaatccggtggtgtgtccaagaaaagggacgtaggggccgtgatggttgcacaaaggaccaagtttcccctcaaataccaaacttacccaacacctccactcatatatcagcgaaccccaaattaccaagcaccttcatcctcataccaagctccaccaccagcTTACCAGTCACCTCCACCTCCTATATATCAACCTACCTCACACAGATACTCACAACCCGCGTATAtataccaaacctataatgctcaaccatcccactatcaatcacctcctgcacGCCAAAACGTCCCTAAAGCTCGACCTAATTCTgatcacagacctccaaaacaatatacaaccattgCCGAACCTATTGACCAATTGTATGAAAGACTCAAAGCTGCTAGTTATGTCACCCACATCCCTGCTGCgacccctgagaacccttctcaatgggttaacccaaacaaatcctatgcataccactccggcatgaaagggtaCACCATCGATGAGTGTCGCTCCTTGAAGGACAAGATACAgtccttgattgataacaagattattgtggcaacgGAACCCACTCCAAATATCCGCAACAACTCTCTACCAGACCACAAAGGTGGGgatatccacatgattgaaatagaagatgactgggatcccgagggatcaatcaggttgatcacagaaggtgatgacccaaagaagctaATAATTAccctcaatccaatcatagtccagattcaactGTCTGAGGGCGCTAAGGTGAATATGTCTGTGCCACTTAagtttgaagcaacatcatccgcaaagacaccagcatcgattgaggttgaattcttgtctccggcaaatgcacctgcaccatttgaggttgcagttttgccacccaaggcacatgctccgtTCAGGGTGAAGATATCCACACCGATCCCAGTGGCCatgtcgaccatgacaccatttCATACAAAGGATGTACCTTGGGACTATACGACCGAAGCGAGAAGGAAAGCAAGGTCAGGTTCAAAGAAACTgtcgcagcacagggtatgagaagaactggtagagtctatacccctgaacatctacctgagtcaagcaagcaggcctccaaccgGCCAC from Nicotiana tabacum cultivar K326 unplaced genomic scaffold, ASM71507v2 Un00571, whole genome shotgun sequence includes:
- the LOC107798722 gene encoding phosphoglucomutase, cytoplasmic-like (The sequence of the model RefSeq protein was modified relative to this genomic sequence to represent the inferred CDS: added 81 bases not found in genome assembly) is translated as MVMFKITRVETTPFEGQKPGTSGLRKKVKVFIQPYYLQNFGQATFNALGADRVKGATLVVSGNGRYYSKDAIQIITKMAVANGVRRVWMVKMDFCPLLPYQLLFVGESGLMVLKLLGHLY